DNA from Petropleomorpha daqingensis:
CGTCACCGGCGGCGTCCGGCACGGCCTGAGCATGGGCGGCCCGATCGCGATCCAGGTGGGCAACACCGAGTGGCCCAAGTGGACGACGGTCATGTCGGCGGACCCGGTGGACCCCGAGGTGCTCGCCGGCCAGGCCCGCAACGCCCCGCTCACCCGCCCGCGGCCCGGCCACGCGGACCTCGCGGGCATGCAGAAGTACGGCTTCGACGACGCCCGCCCGGTGCTGGAGCGGGCCAGCGCGCGCGAGACCGCGGCCCGGGTCGCGCTCGGCGCCGTCGCGCAGGCCTTCCTGCGGCAGACCCTCGGCGTCGAGGTGGTCAGCCACGTCGTCGCGATCGGCCCGGTCACCGTCCCCGACGGCGTCGTCCCCGGCCCGGACGACACCGCGCGGATCGACGACGACCCGGTGCGCTGCGCCGACCCGGCCACCAGCGAGCGGATGGTCGCCGAGATCGACGACGTCCGGAAGAACGGCGACACCCTCGGTGGGGTGGTCGAGGTCGTCGTCCACGGCCTGCCCCCGGGCCTGGGCAGCCACGTGCACTGGGACCGGAGGCTGGACTCGCGGCTGGCCGGCGCGCTCATGGGCATCCAGTCGGTCAAGGCGGTCGAGGTCGGCGACGGGCTGGAGACCGCCCGCCGTCGCGGCTCGGTGGCCCACGACGAGATCGTTCCCTCGGAGGCGGGCGTGCGGCGGCTGACCGACCGCGCCGGCGGCATCGAGGGCGGCATGACCAACGGCGAGGTGCTGCGGGTCCGCGCCGCGATGAAGCCGATCTCCACCGTCCCGCGGGCGCTGCAGACCGTCGACGTGGCCACCGGCGACCCCGCCGTCGCGATCAACCAGCGCAGCGACGCCTGCGCGGTTCCTCGCGGGACCGCCGTCGCCGAGGCGATGGTCGCCCTCGTGCTCGCCGACGCGGCGCTGGAGAAGTTCGGCGGCGACTCGGTGCCCGAGACCCGCCGCAATGTGCAGGCCTACCTCGACTCGCTCGCGATCCGATGAGCGGCCCGCTCCTGGTGCTCGTCGGTCCTCCGGCGTCGGGCAAGACCACGGTGGGCACGGCGGTGGCCGACCTGCTCGGGGTCGAGTTCCGCGACACCGACGCCGACATCGAGGACGTCGCCGGGACGACGGTCGCCGACCTGTTCGTGCAGTACGGCGAGCCGCACTTCCGCGCCCTGGAGGAGCAGGCGGTGTCCCGCGCGCTGGCCGAACACGACGGCGTGCTCGCCCTCGGTGGCGGCGCGGTCACCAGCGCGGCCACCCGCGCGCTGCTCGTCGCGCACGCCCACGACGGCGGCACGGTCGTCTGGCTGGACGTCGACCTGCCCTCGGCGGCCAAGCGGGTCGGGCTGTCCCGCGACCGGCCGATCCTGGGCGTGAACCCGCGCGCGATGCTGCGGCAGATGCTGGAGACCCGGGCGCCGCTCTACGCCGAGGTGTCCACCGCGACCGTGCCCACCGGCGGCCGCGAGCCCGGTGACGTCATCGCCGACGTCGCGGCCCTGCTGACCTCGAGGACCACGCCGTGAGGCGGGTGACCGTCGCCGGCGACAAGCCCTACGAAGTCGTCATCGGCCCGGGCGCGGCCGCCGAGCTCGGTCTCGTGCTGGCCGGGACGGCGCGGGCCGCGGTCGTGCACGCGCCGCCGCTCGCCGCGGTCGCCGGGGCCGCGGTCGAGGCGCTGCAGACCGCCGGCGTCGCCGCCGAGGCGGTCGTCGTCCCCGACGGCGAGGCCGCGAAGACCGCCCAGGTCGCCGCGCAGGTGTGGGAGGAGTTCGGCCGGCTCGGGCTGACCCGCTCGGACGCGGTGGTCGGTGTCGGCGGGGGAGCGGTCACCGACCTCGCCGGGTTCCTGGCCGCCACCTGGACCCGGGGCGTCCGCGTCGTGCAGGTGCCGACCAGCCTGCTGGGCATGGTCGACGCCGCGGTCGGCGGCAAGACCGGCATCAACACCGGCGCCGGCAAGAACCTGGTCGGGGCGTTCCACCCGCCGGCCGCCGTCCTCGCCGACACCGACGTCCTGACCGGGCTGTCCGACGCGGAGTTCCGCAGCGGGCTGGCCGAGGTGGTCAAGTGCGGCTTTCTCGCCGACGGCCGCATCCTCGAGCTGCTGGCCGCCGACCCGACCGGTCGCCGCGACACGGCCGAGCTGATCGAGCGTGCGGTGCAGGTCAAGGCCGACGCGGTGGGGGAGGACCTCTTCGACACCGGGCGCCGGGAGTACCTGAACTACGGGCACACCCTCGGCCACGCCATCGAGCGGATCGAGGACTTCGGCTGGCGGCACGGCGAGGCGGTCGCCGTCGGGCTCGTGTTCGCCGCCGAGCTCGGCGTGCAGGCCGGGCTGCTCGACCGCGCCGCCGCCGACCGGCACCGCGACCTGCTCACCGCGATGGGCCTGCCCACCCGGTACCGCGGCGACTGGGCGCGGCTGCAGTCGGTGATGCGGGTGGACAAGAAGGCCCGCGGCGCGTCCCACCGCTTCGTCGTCCTCGACGGCATGGGCAATCCCACGATCCTGACCGATCCCGACCAGGCCTGGCTCGACGCCGCCTGGGCAGCAGTTGCGGAGGCAGCGTGACGATCCAGGTCCTCAACGGCGCCAACCTCGGCCGGCTCGGCAGCCGCGAGCCGGACAAGTACGGCGCCACCACCTACGCCCAGCTCGTCGAGATCGTCGAGAAGACGGGGCACGAGCTGCAGATGGAGGTGCGGATCCGGCAGACCGACGACGAGGCCGAGCTGCTGCGCTGGGTGCACGAGGCCGCCGACGCCGACGACCCCGTGGTGATCAACCCGGCGGGCTGGTCGCACACCTCCGTCGTCCTGCGCGACGCGCTGGCCATGGTCGGCGCCCCGGTGATCGAGGTGCACCTCACCAACATCCACCGGCGCGAGGACTTCCGGCACCACTCCTACGTCTCCGGCGTCGCCACGGGCGTCATCGCCGGGCTCGGGGTGGAGGGGTACGTGCTCGCGCTGCAGTGGATGGCGCTGCGGGGCGTCCGGTGAGGACGGCCGAGCGGCGGGACCGGCTCCGGGCCACCGCCGCCGAGCGGGGGCTGGACGCCGTCCTGGTCACCAACCTGCTCAACGTCCGCTACCTGACCGGCTTCACCGGGTCGAACGGCGCGCTGCTCGTCCGTACCGACGGCGCTGACCTGTTCGGCACCGACGGCCGCTACGTCACGCAGGCCGGCGTCCAGGTGCCCGACGTCGAGCTGCTGGTCGACCGCAGCACCGTGGCGAGCCTGGCCGCCGAGGCGGTCCGCCGCGGGGTCGGCCGGATCGGCTACGAGAGCCACGACGTCACCGTCGACGGCCTGGCCGCGCTGCAGCGCGTCCTCGCCGACACCGCCGCCGGGGGGACCGTGCCCGAGCTCACCTCGATCCGCCGGGCGGTGGAGGCGCAGCGGCTGATCAAGGACGACGACGAGATCGAGGCGCTGCGCCGCGCGTGCGCGATCGCCGACCGGGCGCTGGCCGAGCTCGCGAGCGAGGGCGCGCTGCGGCCGGGCCGCACCGAGCGGCAGGTCGGCCGGGAGCTCGACGCTCGGATGCTGGCGCTGGGCGCCGAGGCGCCGTCCTTCGAGACGATCGTGGCCGCGGGCGCGAACTCGGCGATCCCGCACCACCGGCCCGACGCCACCGAGCTGCGCGCCGGTGACTTCCTCAAGCTGGACTTCGGCGCCACCGTCGACGGCTACCACTCCGACATGACGCGCACCGTCGTCCTGGGGGAGCCGGCCGACTGGCAGCGGGAGATCTACGCGCTGGTGGCCGCCTCGCAGGCGGCCGGGCGGGCGGCGCTGGCGATCGGCACCGACGTCGTCGCCGTCGACAACGCCTCCCGCGACGTGATCGCCGA
Protein-coding regions in this window:
- the aroC gene encoding chorismate synthase; protein product: MLRWLTAGESHGQQLTAILEGLPAGVEVRREDIDAALARRRLGHGRGARMSFEQDEVTVTGGVRHGLSMGGPIAIQVGNTEWPKWTTVMSADPVDPEVLAGQARNAPLTRPRPGHADLAGMQKYGFDDARPVLERASARETAARVALGAVAQAFLRQTLGVEVVSHVVAIGPVTVPDGVVPGPDDTARIDDDPVRCADPATSERMVAEIDDVRKNGDTLGGVVEVVVHGLPPGLGSHVHWDRRLDSRLAGALMGIQSVKAVEVGDGLETARRRGSVAHDEIVPSEAGVRRLTDRAGGIEGGMTNGEVLRVRAAMKPISTVPRALQTVDVATGDPAVAINQRSDACAVPRGTAVAEAMVALVLADAALEKFGGDSVPETRRNVQAYLDSLAIR
- the aroB gene encoding 3-dehydroquinate synthase, whose product is MRRVTVAGDKPYEVVIGPGAAAELGLVLAGTARAAVVHAPPLAAVAGAAVEALQTAGVAAEAVVVPDGEAAKTAQVAAQVWEEFGRLGLTRSDAVVGVGGGAVTDLAGFLAATWTRGVRVVQVPTSLLGMVDAAVGGKTGINTGAGKNLVGAFHPPAAVLADTDVLTGLSDAEFRSGLAEVVKCGFLADGRILELLAADPTGRRDTAELIERAVQVKADAVGEDLFDTGRREYLNYGHTLGHAIERIEDFGWRHGEAVAVGLVFAAELGVQAGLLDRAAADRHRDLLTAMGLPTRYRGDWARLQSVMRVDKKARGASHRFVVLDGMGNPTILTDPDQAWLDAAWAAVAEAA
- a CDS encoding M24 family metallopeptidase; translation: MRTAERRDRLRATAAERGLDAVLVTNLLNVRYLTGFTGSNGALLVRTDGADLFGTDGRYVTQAGVQVPDVELLVDRSTVASLAAEAVRRGVGRIGYESHDVTVDGLAALQRVLADTAAGGTVPELTSIRRAVEAQRLIKDDDEIEALRRACAIADRALAELASEGALRPGRTERQVGRELDARMLALGAEAPSFETIVAAGANSAIPHHRPDATELRAGDFLKLDFGATVDGYHSDMTRTVVLGEPADWQREIYALVAASQAAGRAALAIGTDVVAVDNASRDVIAEAGHGEHFLHGLGHGVGLEIHEAPSIGPLGTGTLAAGMAVTVEPGVYLAGHGGVRIEDTLVVTADAPELLTLTSKELLVL
- a CDS encoding shikimate kinase; the protein is MSGPLLVLVGPPASGKTTVGTAVADLLGVEFRDTDADIEDVAGTTVADLFVQYGEPHFRALEEQAVSRALAEHDGVLALGGGAVTSAATRALLVAHAHDGGTVVWLDVDLPSAAKRVGLSRDRPILGVNPRAMLRQMLETRAPLYAEVSTATVPTGGREPGDVIADVAALLTSRTTP
- the aroQ gene encoding type II 3-dehydroquinate dehydratase, producing the protein MTIQVLNGANLGRLGSREPDKYGATTYAQLVEIVEKTGHELQMEVRIRQTDDEAELLRWVHEAADADDPVVINPAGWSHTSVVLRDALAMVGAPVIEVHLTNIHRREDFRHHSYVSGVATGVIAGLGVEGYVLALQWMALRGVR